A single window of Dermochelys coriacea isolate rDerCor1 chromosome 14, rDerCor1.pri.v4, whole genome shotgun sequence DNA harbors:
- the LOC119842642 gene encoding zinc finger protein 239-like isoform X3: MQKNYDTVTSLGGAGMVNEEENPQWEGGEDMGLQGTVLGRSEGEFYENRKPGKACGNQRRSERLLGCNPGKKTCEPINDGGDCKDLKETTAQQRMPREEKKNTCTECGKIFIRRSHLISHQKVHTGEKPYKCLVCGKVFSQSSNLISHQRIHTGEKPYKCLVCGKGFSHTANLISHQRIHTGEKPYICLDCGKGFNQGSNLIRHQRTHTGEQPYKCLECGKSFIQSSDLIRHERTHTGEKPYKCLDCGKSFVLSSDLISHQSAHTGDKPYKCLDCGKSFNQSSYLISHQRTHTGEKPYKCLECGKTFSWNSNLISHQRTHTGERPYKCLHCGKRFIDNTALIKHQRMHTGERPYKCLDCGKSFSRKSTHIGHQRIHRGKKP; this comes from the exons ATGCAGAAGAATTACGACAcggtgacctcgctgg GAGGTGCTGGGATGGTGAATGAGGAGGAGAATCCACAGTGGGAAGGTGGTGAGGACATGGGTCTGCAGGGAACAGTATTGGGAAGATCTGAGGGGGAGTTTTATGAGAATCGTAAACCAGGAAAAGCCTGTGGAAATCAGCGCAGGTCAGAGAGGCTGCTGGGATGCAACCCAGGAAAAAAAACGTGTGAACCCATAAATGATGGTGGAGATTGCAAGGACCTCAAGGAAaccacagcccagcagagaatgcccagagaggagaaaaaaaacacatgcacCGAGTGTGGGAAAATCTTTATTCGGAGGTCACATCTTATTTCACATCAGAAggtccacactggagagaaaccctacaaGTGCCTTGTCTGTGGGAAAGTTTTCAGTCAGAGCTCAAATCTTATTTcccatcagaggatccacactggCGAGAAACCCTATAAGTGCCTTGTCTGTGGGAAAGGTTTCAGTCATACAGCAAACCTTATTtcacatcagaggatccacacaggggagaaaccCTATATATGCCTTGACTGTGGGAAAGGTTTCAATCAGGGTTCAAATCTTATTAggcatcagagaacccacacaggagaacAACCTTATAAATGCCtggaatgtgggaaaagcttcattcagAGCTCAGATCTTATTAGGCATGAGAGAACCCACACAGGTGAGAAACCCTACAAATgtctggactgtgggaaaagctttgtTCTGAGCTCAGATCTTATTTCACATCAGAGTGCTCACACAGGAGATAAACCctataagtgcttggactgtgggaaaagtttcaatcAGAGCTCATACCTAATTTCACATCAGCGAACGCATACAGGAGaaaaaccctataaatgcctcgaGTGTGGGAAAACATTCAGCTGGAACTCAAATCTAATTTCACATCAAAGAactcacacaggagagagaccgtATAAGTGCCTGCACTGTGGGAAAAGGTTTATTGACAACACAGCCCTTATTAAACATCAGAGaatgcacacaggagagagaccctataaatgccttgactgtgggaaaagtttcagtcgGAAATCAACCCATATTGGACATCAGAGAATTCACAGAGGAAAGAAACCTTGA
- the LOC119843348 gene encoding zinc finger protein 436-like isoform X2, producing MQENYETVTSLGGAGMVNENPQWEDGEDVDLQGTVLGRSEGDFYENRVQGKACGNQRKSERLLGYGLGKKMCEPINHGGDCKDLKETTAQQRIPTEERKNTCTECGKSFSRSSHLISHQRIHTGEKPYKCLVCGKGFNQSSNLISHQRIHTGEKPYKCLNCGKGFNQSCHLIRHERTHTGEKPYKCLECGKSFIQSSDLISHQRTHTGERPYKCLDCGESFDWNMQLVRHQMHHTGEKPYKCLDCGKGFSDSSALITHQRLHTGERPYKCLDCGRRFNRSSHLTRHKRTHSGDKPYKCPECGKSFSQSSYLISHQRTHTGEKPYKCLECGKRFSWSSDLISHQRTHTGERPYKCLDCGKSFSDNSALIKHQRIHTGERPYKCLDCGKSFNQSSTHIRHQRIHTGEKP from the coding sequence GGGGTGCTGGGATGGTGAATGAGAATCCACAGTGGGAAGATGGTGAGGATGTGGATCTACAAGGAACGGTATTGGGAAGATCTGAGGGGGATTTTTATGAGAATCGTGTACAAGGAAAAGCCTGTGGAAATCAACGTAAGTCGGAGAGGCTGCTGGGATATGGCCTAGGGAAGAAAATGTGTGAACCCATAAATCATGGTGGAGATTGCAAGGATCTCAAGGAAaccacagcccagcagagaatccccacagaagagagaaaaaacacgtgcaccgagtgtgggaaaagcttcagtcgaaGTTCACATCTTATTTcccatcagaggatccacacaggagagaaaccctacaagTGCCTAGTCTGTGGGAAAGGTTTCAATCAGAGCTCAAACCTTATTTcccatcagaggatccacacaggagagaaaccctataagtGCCTTAATTGTGGGAAAGGTTTCAATCAAAGTTGCCATCTTATTAGGCACGAGAGAACCCACACAGGGGAGAAGCCCTATAAATGCCTGGAatgcgggaaaagcttcattcaAAGCTCAGATCTTATTTCTCATCAAAGAACCCACACGGGagaaagaccctataaatgcctggaCTGTGGGGAAAGTTTTGATTGGAACATGCAGCTTGTTAGACATCAGATGCACCATACAGGAGAGAAACCTTACAAATGCCTGGATTGTGGGAAGGGGTTTAGTGACAGTTCAGCCCTTATTACTCACCAGCGactgcacacaggagagagaccctataaatgcctcgaTTGTGGGAGAAGATTCAATCGGAGCTCACACCTGACTCGACACAAGAGAACCCATTCTGGAGACAAACCCTATAAATGCccagagtgtgggaaaagtttcagtcagAGCTCATACCTTATTTCACATCAGCGAACAcatacaggagagaaaccctataaatgcctcgaGTGTGGGAAAAGATTCAGTTGGAGCTCAGATCTTATTTCACATCAAAGAactcacacaggagagagaccttataAGTGcctagactgtgggaaaagttttagtGACAACTCAGCCCTtattaaacatcagagaatccatacaggagagagaccctataaatgccttgactgtgggaaaagtttcaatcAGAGCTCCACCCATATtcgacatcagagaatccacacaggagaaaaaccTTGA
- the LOC119843389 gene encoding zinc finger protein with KRAB and SCAN domains 7-like translates to MQENYETVTTLEGVGMVNEKENPQREGGEDMGLQGMVLGRSEGNFYETHKRGKTNGNQCRSERLLGYDPGKKRCEPINDGGDCKDLKETTAQQRMPIKERKYTCTDCGKSFIQRSHLISHQRIHTGEKPYKCLVCAKGFNQSSNLISHQRIHTGEKPYKCLDCGKGFNQGSHLISHESTHRGEKPYKCMYRVKNFIQSSDFIRHERTHTGEKSYKCLDCGRSFVLSSDLISHQSTHTGEKPYECLDCWECFNQSSYLISHQRTHTGEKPYNCPECEKTFNRNSNLISHQRTHTGERPYKCLDCGKRFIDKTALIKHHKIYTGERPYKCLDCGKSFNQSSHLIRHKITHTGSSPINAWNVGKVLF, encoded by the exons atgcaggagaactatgagacgGTGACAACGCTGG AGGGTGTTGGGATGGTGAATGAGAAGGAGAATCCACAGAGGGAAGGTGGTGAGGACATGGGTCTGCAGGGAATGGTATTGGGAAGATCCGAGGGGAATTTTTATGAGACTCACAAACGAGGAAAAACCAATGGAAATCAGTGCAGGTCAGAGAGGCTGCTGGGGTACGACCCAGGGAAGAAAAGGTGTGAACCCATAAATGATGGTGGAGATTGCAAAGACCTCAAGGAAaccacagcccagcagagaatgcccataaaagagagaaaatacacATGCAccgactgtgggaaaagctttattCAGAGGTCACATCTTATTTcccatcagaggatccacactggagagaaaccctacaaGTGCCTTGTCTGTGCAAAAGGTTTCAATCAGAGCTCAAACCTTATTTcccatcagaggatccacacaggagagaaaccctataaatgccttgacTGTGGGAAAGGTTTCAATCAGGGTTCACATCTTATTAGTCATGAGAGTACCCACAGAGGTGAAAAACCCTATAAATGTATGTACCGTGTGAAAAACTTCATTCAGAGCTCAGATTTTATTAGGCATGAGAGAACCCACACTGGTGAGAAATCCTATAAATGTCTGGACTGTGGGAGAAGCTTTGTTCTGAGCTCAGATCTTATTTCACATCAGAGTACCCACACGGGAGAAAAACCCTATGAGTGCCTGGACTGTTGGGAATGTTTTAATCAAAGCTCATACCTTATTTCACATCAGAGAACGcatacaggagagaaaccctataactGCCCTGAGTGTGAGAAAACATTCAATAGGAACTCAAATCTAATTTCACATCAGAGAactcacacaggagagagaccataTAAGtgcctggactgtgggaaaagattTATTGACAAGACAGCCCTTATTAAACATCACAAAATCtatacaggagagagaccctataaatgccttgactgtgggaaaagtttcaatcAGAGTTCACATCTTATTCGGCATAAGATAACCCACACAGGGAGCAGCCCTATAAATGCCTGGAATGTGGGAAAAGTTTTGTTCTGA
- the LOC119843348 gene encoding zinc finger and SCAN domain-containing protein 2-like isoform X1 produces the protein MEHQGHTSEKEKLQKGGAGMVNENPQWEDGEDVDLQGTVLGRSEGDFYENRVQGKACGNQRKSERLLGYGLGKKMCEPINHGGDCKDLKETTAQQRIPTEERKNTCTECGKSFSRSSHLISHQRIHTGEKPYKCLVCGKGFNQSSNLISHQRIHTGEKPYKCLNCGKGFNQSCHLIRHERTHTGEKPYKCLECGKSFIQSSDLISHQRTHTGERPYKCLDCGESFDWNMQLVRHQMHHTGEKPYKCLDCGKGFSDSSALITHQRLHTGERPYKCLDCGRRFNRSSHLTRHKRTHSGDKPYKCPECGKSFSQSSYLISHQRTHTGEKPYKCLECGKRFSWSSDLISHQRTHTGERPYKCLDCGKSFSDNSALIKHQRIHTGERPYKCLDCGKSFNQSSTHIRHQRIHTGEKP, from the exons ATGGAGCACCAGGGACACACTTCAGAGAAGGAAAAATTACAGAAGG GGGGTGCTGGGATGGTGAATGAGAATCCACAGTGGGAAGATGGTGAGGATGTGGATCTACAAGGAACGGTATTGGGAAGATCTGAGGGGGATTTTTATGAGAATCGTGTACAAGGAAAAGCCTGTGGAAATCAACGTAAGTCGGAGAGGCTGCTGGGATATGGCCTAGGGAAGAAAATGTGTGAACCCATAAATCATGGTGGAGATTGCAAGGATCTCAAGGAAaccacagcccagcagagaatccccacagaagagagaaaaaacacgtgcaccgagtgtgggaaaagcttcagtcgaaGTTCACATCTTATTTcccatcagaggatccacacaggagagaaaccctacaagTGCCTAGTCTGTGGGAAAGGTTTCAATCAGAGCTCAAACCTTATTTcccatcagaggatccacacaggagagaaaccctataagtGCCTTAATTGTGGGAAAGGTTTCAATCAAAGTTGCCATCTTATTAGGCACGAGAGAACCCACACAGGGGAGAAGCCCTATAAATGCCTGGAatgcgggaaaagcttcattcaAAGCTCAGATCTTATTTCTCATCAAAGAACCCACACGGGagaaagaccctataaatgcctggaCTGTGGGGAAAGTTTTGATTGGAACATGCAGCTTGTTAGACATCAGATGCACCATACAGGAGAGAAACCTTACAAATGCCTGGATTGTGGGAAGGGGTTTAGTGACAGTTCAGCCCTTATTACTCACCAGCGactgcacacaggagagagaccctataaatgcctcgaTTGTGGGAGAAGATTCAATCGGAGCTCACACCTGACTCGACACAAGAGAACCCATTCTGGAGACAAACCCTATAAATGCccagagtgtgggaaaagtttcagtcagAGCTCATACCTTATTTCACATCAGCGAACAcatacaggagagaaaccctataaatgcctcgaGTGTGGGAAAAGATTCAGTTGGAGCTCAGATCTTATTTCACATCAAAGAactcacacaggagagagaccttataAGTGcctagactgtgggaaaagttttagtGACAACTCAGCCCTtattaaacatcagagaatccatacaggagagagaccctataaatgccttgactgtgggaaaagtttcaatcAGAGCTCCACCCATATtcgacatcagagaatccacacaggagaaaaaccTTGA
- the LOC119843348 gene encoding zinc finger and SCAN domain-containing protein 2-like isoform X3 encodes MVNENPQWEDGEDVDLQGTVLGRSEGDFYENRVQGKACGNQRKSERLLGYGLGKKMCEPINHGGDCKDLKETTAQQRIPTEERKNTCTECGKSFSRSSHLISHQRIHTGEKPYKCLVCGKGFNQSSNLISHQRIHTGEKPYKCLNCGKGFNQSCHLIRHERTHTGEKPYKCLECGKSFIQSSDLISHQRTHTGERPYKCLDCGESFDWNMQLVRHQMHHTGEKPYKCLDCGKGFSDSSALITHQRLHTGERPYKCLDCGRRFNRSSHLTRHKRTHSGDKPYKCPECGKSFSQSSYLISHQRTHTGEKPYKCLECGKRFSWSSDLISHQRTHTGERPYKCLDCGKSFSDNSALIKHQRIHTGERPYKCLDCGKSFNQSSTHIRHQRIHTGEKP; translated from the coding sequence ATGGTGAATGAGAATCCACAGTGGGAAGATGGTGAGGATGTGGATCTACAAGGAACGGTATTGGGAAGATCTGAGGGGGATTTTTATGAGAATCGTGTACAAGGAAAAGCCTGTGGAAATCAACGTAAGTCGGAGAGGCTGCTGGGATATGGCCTAGGGAAGAAAATGTGTGAACCCATAAATCATGGTGGAGATTGCAAGGATCTCAAGGAAaccacagcccagcagagaatccccacagaagagagaaaaaacacgtgcaccgagtgtgggaaaagcttcagtcgaaGTTCACATCTTATTTcccatcagaggatccacacaggagagaaaccctacaagTGCCTAGTCTGTGGGAAAGGTTTCAATCAGAGCTCAAACCTTATTTcccatcagaggatccacacaggagagaaaccctataagtGCCTTAATTGTGGGAAAGGTTTCAATCAAAGTTGCCATCTTATTAGGCACGAGAGAACCCACACAGGGGAGAAGCCCTATAAATGCCTGGAatgcgggaaaagcttcattcaAAGCTCAGATCTTATTTCTCATCAAAGAACCCACACGGGagaaagaccctataaatgcctggaCTGTGGGGAAAGTTTTGATTGGAACATGCAGCTTGTTAGACATCAGATGCACCATACAGGAGAGAAACCTTACAAATGCCTGGATTGTGGGAAGGGGTTTAGTGACAGTTCAGCCCTTATTACTCACCAGCGactgcacacaggagagagaccctataaatgcctcgaTTGTGGGAGAAGATTCAATCGGAGCTCACACCTGACTCGACACAAGAGAACCCATTCTGGAGACAAACCCTATAAATGCccagagtgtgggaaaagtttcagtcagAGCTCATACCTTATTTCACATCAGCGAACAcatacaggagagaaaccctataaatgcctcgaGTGTGGGAAAAGATTCAGTTGGAGCTCAGATCTTATTTCACATCAAAGAactcacacaggagagagaccttataAGTGcctagactgtgggaaaagttttagtGACAACTCAGCCCTtattaaacatcagagaatccatacaggagagagaccctataaatgccttgactgtgggaaaagtttcaatcAGAGCTCCACCCATATtcgacatcagagaatccacacaggagaaaaaccTTGA